A segment of the Pseudalkalibacillus hwajinpoensis genome:
TTAATCAGATGGAAAAACATATTCGCTTCCTGTTTATTCATTGCCATAAACATCAAATCATCTATGATAACTAAATCTGCTTCTCTAATTCGCTTCATTCTTGTTTTCGATTTCCTCGTGATTTCTTCTGTTTTTAACGCTTGAATTAGGTCTCCCATGGTCGTGAAAATGACCTTATAACCTTGATTTAATGCCTCAATACCCAGACCTATCGATAGGTGGGTCTTTCCGACACCTGGCGGTCCAAGAAAAATAATGTTATAAAGCTGCTCAATCCATGTTAAATCTTTTAATTGGTTTAACTTCTTACTACTTAAGGATTTTTGCTCCTTTACGTCATAATCATCGATTGTATTATGGAAAGGGAAGGTCGCCCAATTAAAACGTTTTTCCAGTTGCTTCTCATCTCTGCGATTTTGTTCATAGGTGGCAAGATCCAGGAGAAACTGAGTAAAAGATAAGTTCTTTTTCTCAGCTTCTCTGATCAATTCAGGCAATTGATTTGCGGTCTCAGCTAGTCTTAAAGACCTTAGTAAATCTTGTACTTGCTGGAACTGACTCAATTTGCCTCACCTTCTTCCAATAAAACCGTATAGGTATCTACGTTTCTTTTTTGTGCTTCTGTTTCCATCGCCCAACCAGATACGCTCTTTAATGGTGAAACAATCTTAGCGTTATCATTCGGTGTCTCATGATCCTGTCGTTGTCGTTGAAGGTATAAAATGATATCGCTGAAATCTGTTGCACTATATAAGTTTCTTTTTATACATTCTTGTAGAGCTGCCGTTAGAATCTGTGCGTTTTGTTGTTTTGTTTCTCTTAGGATCATTTGTAACTGATCGCGAATATATCGTGGATACTTCTCACGAAGTTTATCCAGGTAATCAAACGCCATTGTTGTTTCCTCAAACCGTTTAGCTACGTTATCTATAAAGGCATCTATCCCTTTTGTACGATCTCTCGCATGCTGGCGATCTTTCATTAAGCGTCCTCTGCCATCCGGGATCTGATGTTTGGCTAGAAGTTCTCCTGTCTCTCGGTGATAGATTAATAAGTGTCGGTCATCTGTTGCCTTGATTGAGACCGTTTCATATTTATGAAACGTTCCTAATGGAAGAGAGTACCTGTTAGACAAATACCGTATGGTATTGTCCTTATGCACACTTCTTGTTATACTGTTTTCATAATTGTTTAGGAAATGAACATTTCCTTTGACTGGTCTTAAGTGTTGCTTTTCCAAGGAGAACACTTCGACCGGTCTTTTTTTGTTGTATTGTGGATTTTATAGTTACCTGTTCGATGCAACCATTCCCACCCTTGTTCATTCCACGCATCAATATTCTGGAACACTCTATGTTTTGCGAAATTGTACTTGATAAATCCGACCACATTTTCGATCTTTCCTTTGCTTTCTGGATCAGCTTTACGACAAACCCGGAGGTTTAATTTCCTCGTTTCTCTATATTGCTGAAACTCTTTCGTCAAAATAAGATCGCCACCATTTTCGCTCACCACTATAAGGCTATCCTGGTCATAAACTAATTCTTTTGGAATCCCACTGAACCATTGAAACGCATTTTCATGTGCCTGAATGACATCCTGAGTGGTAAAAGGTCGATCTAACCATTCCTGGTATTTATATCTTGAGTTAGACAAAACAAAGGCAATAAAGTTTAGTTTCATTTCTTTATTATCAGATGTTTTTTGTTTTGTATGTCCAAAATCAACTTGAATCTGCTGCCCCATGGGTGAATCAGGTATCGCTTCGTATTCTCTTGGTGACGTTTCTTTTGTTATTTGATAGTCTTTTCGTAACTCTCTTACGAAAGCACGAACCGTGCTCTCACCAACTTTAAGATCTTTGTGCCTCTCCATTAACCAATCTTGTACCTGGGCTGCTGTAAGATCAGGATGCTCATTCAACCAAGATAAGATTAACGCCTTATAAGGGTCTAGAATCTTCTTTCTTGTTTGTAAGGATTCTACCCATACGGCCATGTCCGAAGGAGATTTCTTAAGGTGTCGATAGACAGTCGATCTTGATACTCCTAGCTTGTTTGCCACTTTAGACTTACTAAATCCCTGTTTGATTAGCTGTTGAATTTCCATATACATTTCCCACTTATCCACCTTTGTTCGGCCCTCCACTGATCTATGATATAAACTATCTAATCATACAATGGAAGAGCTTTCTATTTAACTGGTATATTAGGGTAAATAAGTGTTTCATCTTAAATAGCGAAAACTGTCTACTTTAGTTTAGCAGTCACAGCATGCCACTAGACAAAAAAGACAAGTAATAATTTGTCTTAATAACAATTGAGTAGTACCACATTTATTGTGGTACTATTCTAATTTATGGAGGAGTTAAATAATGAGTAAACTTCCCTTTCTATTAAATTTCCCTAATAAAGTGATTAGTTTAAATAACTTAGGTGGCGGTCTAGATTTTAGAGCGAATATGGTTGAAGTGTATGGTAAAGAGATTCTATCCTCTAAGTATGATGAAGAAACGATTCTGATATTAACCAGAATCCATGATCAAGAAGCAGATATGGTAGGTTTAGAACTTGCTTCAAAAGGGATAAATTATATCCGCATTAATATTGATGAGGTTCCTCAGAAATATAATTTATCAATTCATTTTCAAGAAGGTGCTCCCAAAATTACAATAGAAGGACCGGACTTCAATAGACTATCTTTAACCGATGTAGACGTTGTTTGGCTTAGAAGGTTCGTAGATTATGATAACTTCGGATATAAGTCAAACAATATAATTGCTGACAAATATGTTCTAAATGAATGGAAATACCTTTTTGAATCTTTGTATACAAGCGACAAAGTAAGATGGATCAATCATCCTCAATCAGAAATTCGACTTAATAAAATAAAACAATTAGAGGTCGCTGCATCAAAAGGAATGGTTACTCTTCCTACATTAATCTCCAACGATGAAAATGATATAAGAGATTTCCGAAACATACATAAAAGGGTAATCGCCAAAACCATGTATTCTCACTATGTTGAGCATAACGAAGAGTTACATTCTATCTTTGGTAAAGAAATTACTGAAGATGAATTAGAATATATGGATACCACTGGTGACG
Coding sequences within it:
- the istB gene encoding IS21-like element helper ATPase IstB — protein: MSQFQQVQDLLRSLRLAETANQLPELIREAEKKNLSFTQFLLDLATYEQNRRDEKQLEKRFNWATFPFHNTIDDYDVKEQKSLSSKKLNQLKDLTWIEQLYNIIFLGPPGVGKTHLSIGLGIEALNQGYKVIFTTMGDLIQALKTEEITRKSKTRMKRIREADLVIIDDLMFMAMNKQEANMFFHLINNLYNQTAIILTSNKGPKEWGELLGDQAITTAILDRILHRVEIIHLNEDSWRMKHRKTIFGEQGVSN
- a CDS encoding Mu transposase domain-containing protein, whose amino-acid sequence is MEKQHLRPVKGNVHFLNNYENSITRSVHKDNTIRYLSNRYSLPLGTFHKYETVSIKATDDRHLLIYHRETGELLAKHQIPDGRGRLMKDRQHARDRTKGIDAFIDNVAKRFEETTMAFDYLDKLREKYPRYIRDQLQMILRETKQQNAQILTAALQECIKRNLYSATDFSDIILYLQRQRQDHETPNDNAKIVSPLKSVSGWAMETEAQKRNVDTYTVLLEEGEAN
- the istA gene encoding IS21 family transposase, whose amino-acid sequence is MDKWEMYMEIQQLIKQGFSKSKVANKLGVSRSTVYRHLKKSPSDMAVWVESLQTRKKILDPYKALILSWLNEHPDLTAAQVQDWLMERHKDLKVGESTVRAFVRELRKDYQITKETSPREYEAIPDSPMGQQIQVDFGHTKQKTSDNKEMKLNFIAFVLSNSRYKYQEWLDRPFTTQDVIQAHENAFQWFSGIPKELVYDQDSLIVVSENGGDLILTKEFQQYRETRKLNLRVCRKADPESKGKIENVVGFIKYNFAKHRVFQNIDAWNEQGWEWLHRTGNYKIHNTTKKDRSKCSPWKSNT
- a CDS encoding MvdC/MvdD family ATP grasp protein — its product is MSKLPFLLNFPNKVISLNNLGGGLDFRANMVEVYGKEILSSKYDEETILILTRIHDQEADMVGLELASKGINYIRINIDEVPQKYNLSIHFQEGAPKITIEGPDFNRLSLTDVDVVWLRRFVDYDNFGYKSNNIIADKYVLNEWKYLFESLYTSDKVRWINHPQSEIRLNKIKQLEVAASKGMVTLPTLISNDENDIRDFRNIHKRVIAKTMYSHYVEHNEELHSIFGKEITEDELEYMDTTGDAPVIYQKFVPDAQEVRVTVIGNNVFSALIPKKSHTDDWHRDEIKDVKLIPIDIPDELKQKCLSYISSVKLDYGAFDFMLTEDNEFIFLEVNPTGDWRWVEICTNQAITDTVVNHLIQKAKRCLN